The following coding sequences lie in one Scatophagus argus isolate fScaArg1 chromosome 9, fScaArg1.pri, whole genome shotgun sequence genomic window:
- the polr3c gene encoding DNA-directed RNA polymerase III subunit RPC3 isoform X1, protein MTAQEVRLCGLLLREHFGEVVEKVGTHLLRSGAQNLRTLIHETGISLDLVKKSLCVLVQHGACVFTSGRRGPGSPTEYRASCDWILRILRYPRYIYTAKTLYGDTGELIIEELLQRGEMTMSSTVKTVADRLTQNMEDGCSMDYSEVSSAFAKLVETHFLQRCPPMTGAGTADSGTPAAPATPAIPATPSTPASTALPTPESFPDCYRVPHVTLIGKGKRRLSSEDGEDQRNAKKAKTESETHGDEGIYWQVNFERFHLHFRDQAIISAVANKLDQTSSEIVRTMLRMSEVTTSPTATCTKPLSANEIFRSLPSSYNIARPILDQYLTLLVDDPMEFVGKAGESGGGMYVVNLHRALANLARATLESVVQERFGSRSARIFRLLLRKRHLEQKQVEDFAMIPAKEAKDMLYTLLSQNLVQLQEVPKTPDYAPSRTFYLYTVNQLQTARMLLQNCYKTEANLIERRLFETKESKRLLEKSQRIEAILASLQASGAEPEQLTEVEEMITAPEKQQLEALRLHINKLDSAENQVDETIFILESYINSTVTS, encoded by the exons aTGACTGCCCAGGAGGTGCGTCTGTGTGGTCTCCTGCTGCGGGAGCACTTTGGAGAAGTGGTGGAGAAAGTGGGAACACACCTGCTCAGAAGTGGAGCACAGAATTTAAGAACCCTCATTCATGAGACTGGCATCTCATTGGACCTG GTTAAGAAGTccctgtgtgtgcttgtgcagcACGGGGCTTGTGTGTTCACCTCAGGCCGTAGAGGACCTGGGAGCCCCACAGAATATCGGGCCAGCTGTGATTGGATTCTGAGAATTCTGCGATACCCACGCTACATCTACACAGCCAAAACCCTGTACGGTGACACCGGAGAGCTAATCATAGAGGAGTTACTGCAGAGAGGTGAAATGACCATGAGCAGTACGGTTAAGACAGTCGCTGACCGGCTCACACAGAACATGGAGG ATGGCTGCAGCATGGATTACAGTGAAGTGTCTTCTGCCTTCGCCAAACTGGTGGAGACCCATTTTCTTCAGCGCTGCCCTCCAATGACAGGAGCAGGAACAGCAGACAGTGGCACTCCAGCTGCCCCTGCTACCCCTGCTATCCCCGCTACCCCCAGTACTCCTGCTAGCACTGCCTTGCCCACACCAGAGAGCTTCCCGGACTGTTACAGGGTTCCTCATGTGACACTCATAGGGAAAGGCAAGCGGCGACTGTCCAGTGAGGATGGAGAGGACCAAAGGAatgcaaagaaagcaaaaacagaatcaGAG ACACACGGGGATGAAGGGATTTACTGGCAGGTGAATTTTGAGAGGTTCCATCTCCACTTCAGAGACCAGGCCATCATCAGTGCTGTAGCCAATAAGCTGGACCAG ACTAGCAGTGAGATTGTgaggacgatgctgaggatgagTGAGGTTACGACCTCTCCCACAGCCACCTGCACAAAGCCCCTCTCAGCCAATGAGATCTTCAGGTCCCTCCCAAGTAGTTACAACATTGCAAGACCCATCTTAGACCAGTACCTCACGCTACTGGTTGATGACCCG ATGGAGTTTGTGGGCAAGGCTGGTGAAAGTGGAGGAGGGATGTACGTTGTCa ATCTACACAGAGCACTGGCAAATCTGGCTCGTGCCACACTTGAGTCTGTAGTACAGGAAAG ATTTGGATCCCGATCAGCACGCATCTTTCGTCTGCTGCTAAGGAAACGTCACCTGGAGCAGAAGCAGGTGGAGGATTTTGCCATGATTCCAGCCAAAGAGGCAAAAGACATGCTCTACACACTGCTTTCACAGAATCTGGTCCAGCTACAG gaagtgCCAAAGACTCCTGACTATGCACCCTCTCGTACCTTCTATCTTTACACTGTCAACCAGCTCCAGACTGCAAGAATGCTGCTTCAGAACTGCTACAAG acGGAGGCAAACCTCATAGAGCGACGCCTGTTTGAGACCAAAGAGAGCAA GCGTCTGCTGGAGAAATCCCAGCGAATTGAGGCCATTCTGGCATCTCTGCAGGCCAGTGGGGCTGAGCCTGAGCAGCTGACGGAGGTCGAGGAGATGATCACTGCCCCTGAAAAGCAACAGCTGGAGGCCTTACGGCTTCACATTAACAA GTTAGATTCAGCAGAGAACCAGGTAGATGAAACCATCTTTATACTAGAATCGTACATCAACTCCACTGTCACAAGTTAG
- the polr3c gene encoding DNA-directed RNA polymerase III subunit RPC3 isoform X2 translates to MTAQEVRLCGLLLREHFGEVVEKVGTHLLRSGAQNLRTLIHETGISLDLVKKSLCVLVQHGACVFTSGRRGPGSPTEYRASCDWILRILRYPRYIYTAKTLYGDTGELIIEELLQRGEMTMSSTVKTVADRLTQNMEDGCSMDYSEVSSAFAKLVETHFLQRCPPMTGAGTADSGTPAAPATPAIPATPSTPASTALPTPESFPDCYRVPHVTLIGKGKRRLSSEDGEDQRNAKKAKTESETSSEIVRTMLRMSEVTTSPTATCTKPLSANEIFRSLPSSYNIARPILDQYLTLLVDDPMEFVGKAGESGGGMYVVNLHRALANLARATLESVVQERFGSRSARIFRLLLRKRHLEQKQVEDFAMIPAKEAKDMLYTLLSQNLVQLQEVPKTPDYAPSRTFYLYTVNQLQTARMLLQNCYKTEANLIERRLFETKESKRLLEKSQRIEAILASLQASGAEPEQLTEVEEMITAPEKQQLEALRLHINKLDSAENQVDETIFILESYINSTVTS, encoded by the exons aTGACTGCCCAGGAGGTGCGTCTGTGTGGTCTCCTGCTGCGGGAGCACTTTGGAGAAGTGGTGGAGAAAGTGGGAACACACCTGCTCAGAAGTGGAGCACAGAATTTAAGAACCCTCATTCATGAGACTGGCATCTCATTGGACCTG GTTAAGAAGTccctgtgtgtgcttgtgcagcACGGGGCTTGTGTGTTCACCTCAGGCCGTAGAGGACCTGGGAGCCCCACAGAATATCGGGCCAGCTGTGATTGGATTCTGAGAATTCTGCGATACCCACGCTACATCTACACAGCCAAAACCCTGTACGGTGACACCGGAGAGCTAATCATAGAGGAGTTACTGCAGAGAGGTGAAATGACCATGAGCAGTACGGTTAAGACAGTCGCTGACCGGCTCACACAGAACATGGAGG ATGGCTGCAGCATGGATTACAGTGAAGTGTCTTCTGCCTTCGCCAAACTGGTGGAGACCCATTTTCTTCAGCGCTGCCCTCCAATGACAGGAGCAGGAACAGCAGACAGTGGCACTCCAGCTGCCCCTGCTACCCCTGCTATCCCCGCTACCCCCAGTACTCCTGCTAGCACTGCCTTGCCCACACCAGAGAGCTTCCCGGACTGTTACAGGGTTCCTCATGTGACACTCATAGGGAAAGGCAAGCGGCGACTGTCCAGTGAGGATGGAGAGGACCAAAGGAatgcaaagaaagcaaaaacagaatcaGAG ACTAGCAGTGAGATTGTgaggacgatgctgaggatgagTGAGGTTACGACCTCTCCCACAGCCACCTGCACAAAGCCCCTCTCAGCCAATGAGATCTTCAGGTCCCTCCCAAGTAGTTACAACATTGCAAGACCCATCTTAGACCAGTACCTCACGCTACTGGTTGATGACCCG ATGGAGTTTGTGGGCAAGGCTGGTGAAAGTGGAGGAGGGATGTACGTTGTCa ATCTACACAGAGCACTGGCAAATCTGGCTCGTGCCACACTTGAGTCTGTAGTACAGGAAAG ATTTGGATCCCGATCAGCACGCATCTTTCGTCTGCTGCTAAGGAAACGTCACCTGGAGCAGAAGCAGGTGGAGGATTTTGCCATGATTCCAGCCAAAGAGGCAAAAGACATGCTCTACACACTGCTTTCACAGAATCTGGTCCAGCTACAG gaagtgCCAAAGACTCCTGACTATGCACCCTCTCGTACCTTCTATCTTTACACTGTCAACCAGCTCCAGACTGCAAGAATGCTGCTTCAGAACTGCTACAAG acGGAGGCAAACCTCATAGAGCGACGCCTGTTTGAGACCAAAGAGAGCAA GCGTCTGCTGGAGAAATCCCAGCGAATTGAGGCCATTCTGGCATCTCTGCAGGCCAGTGGGGCTGAGCCTGAGCAGCTGACGGAGGTCGAGGAGATGATCACTGCCCCTGAAAAGCAACAGCTGGAGGCCTTACGGCTTCACATTAACAA GTTAGATTCAGCAGAGAACCAGGTAGATGAAACCATCTTTATACTAGAATCGTACATCAACTCCACTGTCACAAGTTAG